One region of Blattabacterium cuenoti genomic DNA includes:
- a CDS encoding D-alanine--D-alanine ligase: MKKIAVIMGGYSKESIISLKSGKVVYENLCRKEFDPYRVYLFKDKWFMKDEKNKEYIINKQDFTVYGMKHLKFDCVFNAIHGTPGEDGILQAYFDLLKIPYTGCNFHHANVTFNKKYCLTLLKYFGINTAESFFLNKNQVFCIKKILNKVGLPCFVKPNRSGSSLGISKVYEEKNLFDAVQKAFLEDEEIIIESFLKGREVSVGVFSFKNEIIVLPITEIISQNDFFDFESKYSGKSKEITPAKLLPNIENKIRKIAKKVYNFLNLSGISRAEYIIVNDEPFFLEINTVPGLSEESIFPKQLKKVGISLSDVFKNSIIEKMNK, encoded by the coding sequence ATGAAAAAAATAGCTGTTATTATGGGCGGATATTCAAAAGAATCTATTATTTCACTAAAAAGCGGAAAAGTTGTTTACGAAAACTTATGCAGGAAAGAATTTGATCCTTATCGGGTATATCTTTTCAAAGATAAATGGTTTATGAAAGATGAAAAAAATAAAGAATATATCATAAATAAACAAGATTTTACTGTTTACGGAATGAAACACCTAAAATTTGATTGTGTATTTAATGCTATACATGGAACTCCAGGAGAGGATGGAATATTACAAGCTTATTTTGATCTATTAAAAATTCCTTATACAGGATGTAATTTTCATCATGCTAATGTTACTTTTAATAAAAAGTATTGTTTAACTTTGTTGAAATATTTTGGAATTAATACTGCTGAATCTTTTTTTTTAAATAAAAATCAAGTTTTTTGTATCAAAAAAATTTTAAACAAAGTAGGACTTCCTTGTTTTGTTAAACCGAACAGATCTGGATCTAGTTTAGGAATCAGTAAAGTTTATGAAGAAAAAAATTTATTTGATGCAGTACAAAAAGCTTTTTTGGAAGATGAAGAAATTATTATAGAATCTTTTCTTAAAGGAAGAGAGGTTTCAGTAGGTGTTTTTTCATTTAAAAATGAAATTATTGTTTTACCAATAACAGAAATAATTAGTCAAAATGATTTTTTTGATTTTGAATCAAAATATTCTGGAAAATCTAAAGAAATCACACCGGCAAAATTATTACCTAATATTGAGAATAAAATACGAAAAATAGCAAAAAAAGTATATAATTTCCTAAATTTATCAGGAATATCTAGAGCTGAATATATCATTGTAAATGATGAACCTTTTTTTTTAGAAATTAATACAGTTCCAGGTCTTTCAGAAGAGAGTATTTTTCCAAAACAATTGAAAAAAGTTGGGATTTCTTTATCCGATGTATTTAAAAATTCTATAATTGAAAAAATGAATAAATAA
- a CDS encoding PASTA domain-containing protein: protein MNYSKYFVIFIINFLIAVLILYKMTQLALKWVDIYTKHGSYVVVPDLRDLTLSQSISVLKKLGLKYDIDTSRYDPNFRINQIISFSPEAGDHVKEGRHVYIQVNSKFTQSVLPNIINKNKQIAIKLLHANHISVKEIKYIHDMNKDTVLKVLYKKKPIQFGYKFPMIQDGITLIIGKGYERNNFGVPNVIGMSLHSAIYTLKNQSFHVINFYYDHSIINPYKNAKVYRQKPDPGTIQDKNKSIELWLTSKELLDHLIQGEEKDFKKQEEKIQGEEKDFKKQEEKIQGEEKKIESD from the coding sequence ATGAATTATTCAAAATATTTTGTAATATTCATCATAAATTTTTTAATTGCTGTATTGATTTTATATAAAATGACTCAACTGGCATTAAAATGGGTAGATATTTATACAAAACATGGTTCTTACGTTGTAGTTCCTGATTTGAGAGATTTGACTTTATCTCAATCTATATCTGTTTTAAAAAAATTAGGTCTTAAATACGATATAGATACATCACGTTATGATCCTAATTTTAGGATTAATCAAATTATTTCCTTTTCTCCAGAAGCTGGGGATCATGTAAAAGAAGGAAGACATGTATATATACAAGTGAATTCTAAATTCACTCAATCTGTTTTACCTAACATCATAAATAAAAACAAACAAATAGCAATAAAATTGCTTCATGCTAATCATATATCTGTTAAAGAAATCAAATATATTCATGACATGAATAAAGATACCGTTTTAAAAGTTTTATATAAAAAAAAACCTATTCAATTTGGATATAAATTTCCTATGATCCAAGATGGAATCACTTTGATCATTGGAAAAGGATATGAAAGGAATAATTTTGGAGTTCCTAATGTGATTGGAATGTCATTACATTCGGCTATTTATACTTTAAAAAATCAATCATTTCATGTTATTAATTTTTACTATGATCATAGTATAATAAATCCTTATAAAAACGCAAAAGTATATCGTCAAAAACCTGATCCTGGAACTATTCAAGATAAAAATAAATCTATTGAACTTTGGTTAACTTCAAAAGAATTGTTAGATCATTTAATTCAAGGAGAAGAAAAAGATTTTAAAAAACAAGAAGAAAAAATTCAAGGGGAAGAAAAAGATTTTAAAAAACAAGAAGAAAAAATTCAAGGGGAAGAAAAAAAGATAGAATCAGATTAG
- a CDS encoding RluA family pseudouridine synthase produces MKKIKIIANKNQKEIRIDKFLKKNIQNISRNQIQKLTSLGKVTVNQNDVKKNYKIKPLDFVEIEVSNIPILDYLEYRNIIAEKINLDIVYEDQDIIVVNKPAGMVVHPGYGNEKGTLIHGIKYHFQNSNLNNFDLYRSGLIHRLDKDTSGLLVLAKNEYSKKYLFQQFYSRTIQREYRALIWGNLLEEKGIITGFIGRDPKNRKRMAIFRKNEPYKGKYSVTHYKVLERFKHLTYISCNIKTGKTHQIRAHFKYLGHPLFHDSIYGGNRIFMKKKCSNQSIEFLKTCLKILPRQALHAISLSFMHPKNEKCYFYCPIPEDFKIVLQKCRKIFL; encoded by the coding sequence ATGAAAAAAATTAAAATTATTGCAAATAAAAATCAAAAAGAAATTCGTATTGATAAGTTTTTGAAAAAAAATATACAAAATATTAGCAGAAATCAAATTCAAAAATTAACTTCTTTAGGAAAAGTTACAGTGAATCAAAATGATGTAAAAAAAAATTATAAGATAAAACCTTTGGATTTTGTAGAAATAGAAGTTTCTAATATTCCTATATTAGATTATTTAGAATATAGAAATATTATTGCAGAAAAAATAAATCTTGATATTGTCTATGAAGATCAAGATATTATTGTAGTTAATAAACCTGCAGGAATGGTGGTACATCCGGGATATGGGAATGAGAAAGGAACATTAATTCATGGAATTAAATATCATTTCCAAAATTCAAATTTAAATAATTTTGATTTATATAGAAGTGGATTAATTCATAGATTAGATAAAGATACATCAGGTTTATTAGTTTTAGCGAAAAATGAATATTCTAAAAAATATTTATTCCAACAATTTTACTCCAGAACCATTCAAAGAGAATATAGAGCTTTAATATGGGGAAATTTACTTGAAGAAAAAGGAATTATAACTGGTTTTATAGGAAGAGACCCTAAAAATAGAAAAAGAATGGCTATTTTTAGAAAAAATGAACCTTATAAAGGAAAATATTCTGTAACACATTACAAAGTATTAGAAAGATTTAAACATTTAACATATATTTCTTGTAATATAAAAACAGGAAAAACACACCAAATAAGGGCTCATTTTAAATATTTGGGTCATCCATTATTTCACGATTCTATTTATGGAGGAAATAGAATTTTTATGAAAAAAAAATGTTCAAATCAAAGTATAGAATTTTTGAAAACTTGTTTAAAAATATTACCCAGACAAGCTTTACATGCTATATCTCTTTCTTTTATGCATCCAAAAAATGAAAAATGTTATTTTTACTGTCCTATTCCTGAAGATTTTAAAATTGTTTTACAAAAATGTAGAAAAATTTTTTTATAA